The following are encoded in a window of Trueperaceae bacterium genomic DNA:
- a CDS encoding ABC transporter substrate-binding protein, with protein MARARRLATSLLLAVALLGGAAGAQGVLEIATDTAPVGLDPHKVTAFSSFVVIGQIYDGLVELNADLAVEPALAESWTVSDDGLTYVVKLREGVRFHNGRTMTADDVVYSYERIVDPDTASPQASRFSAVASAVATGQYEVTFTLSQPFAPFVSNLANLYVVPHEVVEEFGDLQQHAVGTGPFMLDEIVPDTYVSLVKNPDYYREGQPVLDGLRYNIVPEASTRAAGMRTGAYQLIPDVDPATAETLRGVPGVELLGVQDLAYTLLGLNVSREPFDDPRVRMAINYAIDRAEIVDAVYFGNAVPGGPLSPGLTEWALDTGEFPCYATDLDMARQLLAEAGYPDGFETEILTFGTIQVVTDTAQVLQAQLAEIGIDANVNVAEFGQFVQDWTNSNFDMFVSLNGGSSDPDGYLHRTFITGGSTNVFEYSDPEVDEWLEAGRTTTDQAARYEIYADLQRKLACEGPIVHIAYGTLFTAIADEVEGFQQMPTRGLRYLREASLE; from the coding sequence ATGGCAAGAGCAAGACGTCTAGCCACCTCACTCCTGTTGGCGGTCGCGCTGCTGGGCGGCGCCGCCGGCGCTCAGGGCGTCCTCGAGATCGCCACGGACACGGCGCCCGTGGGCCTCGACCCCCACAAGGTGACGGCCTTCTCCTCGTTCGTCGTCATCGGGCAGATCTACGACGGCCTCGTCGAGCTGAACGCCGACCTCGCCGTGGAGCCGGCGCTCGCCGAGTCCTGGACCGTGTCGGACGACGGCCTCACCTACGTCGTGAAGCTCCGCGAGGGCGTGCGCTTCCACAACGGCCGCACGATGACCGCCGACGACGTCGTCTACTCGTACGAGCGCATCGTCGACCCCGACACCGCCTCGCCCCAGGCGAGCCGCTTCAGCGCGGTCGCGTCCGCCGTCGCCACCGGCCAGTACGAGGTCACGTTCACGCTCTCGCAGCCTTTCGCGCCGTTCGTCAGCAACCTCGCGAACCTCTACGTGGTGCCGCACGAGGTCGTCGAGGAGTTCGGCGACCTGCAGCAGCACGCCGTGGGCACCGGTCCGTTCATGCTCGACGAGATCGTGCCAGACACGTACGTCAGCCTGGTCAAGAACCCGGACTACTACCGCGAGGGCCAGCCGGTCCTCGACGGCCTGCGCTACAACATCGTCCCCGAGGCCTCGACGCGCGCCGCCGGCATGAGGACCGGCGCCTACCAGCTCATCCCCGACGTCGACCCCGCGACCGCCGAGACGCTCCGCGGCGTGCCGGGCGTCGAGCTGCTGGGCGTGCAGGACCTCGCCTACACGCTGCTGGGCCTCAACGTCTCGCGCGAGCCGTTCGACGACCCGCGCGTGCGCATGGCCATCAACTACGCGATCGACCGCGCCGAGATCGTCGACGCCGTGTACTTCGGCAACGCCGTCCCCGGCGGCCCCTTGAGCCCCGGCCTCACGGAGTGGGCGCTCGACACCGGCGAGTTCCCCTGTTACGCGACGGACCTCGACATGGCCCGCCAGCTCCTGGCAGAGGCCGGCTACCCCGACGGCTTCGAGACCGAGATCCTCACCTTCGGGACGATCCAGGTGGTGACCGACACCGCCCAGGTGCTGCAGGCCCAGCTCGCCGAGATCGGCATCGACGCGAACGTGAACGTGGCCGAGTTCGGCCAGTTCGTGCAGGACTGGACGAACTCGAACTTCGACATGTTCGTCTCGCTCAACGGCGGCAGCTCCGACCCCGACGGCTACCTGCACCGCACCTTCATCACCGGCGGCTCGACCAACGTCTTCGAGTACTCCGATCCCGAGGTGGACGAGTGGCTCGAGGCCGGCCGCACGACCACGGACCAGGCCGCCCGCTACGAGATCTACGCCGACCTCCAGCGCAAGCTGGCCTGCGAGGGCCCGATCGTGCACATCGCGTACGGCACGCTGTTCACGGCGATCGCCGACGAGGTCGAGGGCTTCCAGCAGATGCCGACCCGCGGCCTGCGGTACCTGCGCGAGGCCTCGCTCGAGTAG
- a CDS encoding ABC transporter permease: MSASTAGLSARAAPAGRRGFLARLARNPVGFIGFVLASIVVLAALFGPLLSPYDPVAQSIRDRFQGPSAAHLLGTDNFGRDTLSRILHGYRTSIGVSLGAVGLATVMGGLIGLLAAYFGGWVDRLLMRLMDILLAFPIILLAIAILAVLGPGSFNTGLAIGIVYTPIFARLARGPALTVLNWDYVSAARALGSSPARILARHVTPNILAPLMVQVTLSLSTAVLVEASLSFLGLGTQPPTPSLGLMLSESRNTMLLSPWVSVFSGLAILLASLGFNLFGDGLRDLLDPTLRDA, encoded by the coding sequence GTGAGCGCCAGCACGGCCGGCCTGAGCGCGCGCGCCGCCCCCGCCGGCAGGCGCGGCTTCCTCGCCCGCCTGGCCCGCAACCCGGTGGGCTTCATCGGGTTCGTCCTGGCCTCGATCGTGGTGCTCGCCGCCCTCTTCGGCCCCCTCCTCTCGCCGTACGACCCGGTGGCCCAGAGCATCCGCGACCGCTTCCAGGGCCCCAGCGCCGCGCACCTCCTGGGCACCGACAACTTCGGCAGGGACACGCTATCGAGGATCCTCCACGGCTACAGGACCTCGATAGGCGTGAGCCTAGGGGCCGTGGGCTTGGCTACCGTCATGGGCGGGCTCATCGGCCTGCTGGCGGCGTACTTCGGCGGCTGGGTGGACCGCCTGCTGATGCGCCTCATGGACATCCTGCTGGCGTTCCCCATCATCCTCCTGGCCATCGCGATCCTGGCGGTGCTGGGCCCGGGCAGCTTCAACACGGGCCTGGCCATCGGCATCGTCTACACGCCGATCTTCGCGCGCCTCGCCCGCGGGCCCGCCCTGACCGTCCTGAACTGGGACTACGTCTCCGCCGCGCGCGCCCTCGGCTCCTCGCCCGCGCGCATCCTCGCCAGGCACGTCACGCCCAACATCCTGGCGCCGCTCATGGTGCAGGTGACGCTGTCGCTGTCGACCGCCGTCCTCGTGGAGGCCAGCCTGAGCTTCCTCGGACTGGGCACGCAGCCACCCACGCCGTCGCTGGGGCTGATGCTCTCCGAGAGCCGCAACACCATGCTCCTCTCGCCGTGGGTGTCGGTCTTCTCCGGCCTCGCCATCCTGCTGGCATCACTGGGCTTCAACCTCTTCGGCGACGGCCTGCGCGACCTCCTCGACCCGACGCTGCGGGACGCGTAA
- a CDS encoding MBL fold metallo-hydrolase: MTDGHAQPSEVRGAPLTALLVGTGGGIAKSADAPRRNGPAVVVTTDGATILFDTGRNVLDGLFRVGIEPASITHLVFTHYHSDHTVGLPDLVLSTWVATGRSRWRIFGPPGARHLWHGLFGETGAFRPDIDARVQGAHSRQLFFQRLGMPLVPPDADIIEIPSDGFVVDEPGWRLEASFAPDHVQPHLISVAYRVTTPAGSVVVTGDTGPSEAIARFARGADLLVHDCTIPSRDGTYERGGIHTDPEGLGRVAAAAGVKAVVGTHVTPARDRPEVLDRYPELVARSFAGTFRMAVDGLAISVSPDGLRLEAPGRLGRVAEPGAHRRGEGAP; encoded by the coding sequence GTGACCGATGGCCATGCTCAACCATCGGAGGTCCGGGGCGCCCCCCTGACGGCACTTCTGGTCGGAACCGGTGGAGGGATCGCTAAGTCGGCCGATGCTCCAAGGCGCAACGGACCTGCCGTGGTGGTGACTACGGACGGGGCGACGATCCTCTTCGACACGGGTCGCAACGTGCTCGACGGTCTGTTCCGCGTCGGGATCGAGCCCGCTTCCATCACCCACTTGGTGTTCACGCACTACCACAGCGACCATACCGTCGGGCTACCCGACCTTGTACTCTCGACCTGGGTTGCGACAGGAAGGTCCAGGTGGCGGATATTCGGGCCGCCAGGGGCTCGACACCTCTGGCATGGCCTGTTCGGCGAGACCGGGGCCTTCAGGCCCGATATCGATGCGCGCGTGCAAGGGGCCCACAGCAGACAGCTGTTCTTTCAGCGCCTTGGTATGCCACTCGTTCCGCCGGACGCCGACATCATCGAGATCCCGAGCGATGGGTTCGTGGTCGACGAGCCGGGATGGCGCCTCGAGGCGTCGTTCGCGCCCGACCACGTTCAACCGCATCTGATCTCCGTCGCCTACCGCGTGACCACGCCGGCCGGCAGTGTCGTGGTGACTGGCGATACGGGGCCCAGCGAGGCCATCGCCAGGTTCGCGCGCGGAGCAGACCTACTCGTCCACGACTGCACGATCCCGAGTCGCGACGGTACCTACGAGCGAGGCGGGATCCACACAGATCCGGAGGGCCTGGGCCGAGTCGCCGCAGCGGCGGGCGTGAAGGCGGTCGTCGGCACGCACGTCACTCCGGCCAGGGACCGCCCTGAAGTCTTGGACCGTTACCCCGAGCTCGTAGCACGCTCCTTCGCCGGGACCTTCAGAATGGCAGTCGACGGACTTGCCATATCGGTGAGCCCGGACGGTCTGCGGTTGGAGGCTCCCGGCCGGCTGGGTCGCGTGGCCGAGCCTGGGGCGCACCGACGAGGCGAGGGGGCGCCATGA
- a CDS encoding oligopeptide/dipeptide ABC transporter ATP-binding protein, with the protein MNQGQADVVMRVSSVQKQFRRRGVRGSVLRAVDDVSIALRRGELYGLLGESGSGKSTLAEIMAGLQWPTSGSIHVGDVALEPGMPRKQWRELRRQVQVVFQNPFESVNPRFKVSEIVEEPLAVAGVGGPERRRRVTWALERVGLPSASDFASRFPHELSGGQLQRVCIARALTVDPAILIADEPVSMLDLSVRAGVLRLLDDLKRTQNMAILMISHDISTLSAVADRLGVMYFGKIVEAGPAEVLMSSPSHPYLKALLAAVPTLGDTLLGGADRLTLSAATLERPARGCSLAPRCPLAEDRCKVEEQELRSLRSHSDHAVRCWKVRGDS; encoded by the coding sequence ATGAACCAAGGTCAGGCGGACGTGGTGATGCGCGTCAGCTCCGTCCAGAAGCAGTTCAGGAGGCGCGGCGTCCGCGGGTCGGTGCTGCGAGCCGTGGACGACGTGAGCATTGCGTTGCGACGCGGCGAGCTGTACGGGCTCCTCGGCGAGAGCGGGTCCGGCAAGAGCACGCTGGCGGAGATCATGGCCGGGCTCCAGTGGCCCACATCCGGGAGCATCCATGTGGGCGACGTCGCTCTGGAGCCTGGCATGCCGCGCAAACAGTGGCGAGAGCTACGCAGGCAAGTGCAGGTCGTGTTCCAGAACCCCTTCGAGAGCGTCAACCCGCGCTTCAAGGTGTCCGAGATCGTGGAGGAGCCGTTGGCGGTGGCCGGGGTGGGCGGTCCCGAGCGGCGGAGGCGTGTGACTTGGGCTCTCGAGCGCGTGGGCCTGCCTTCAGCCAGCGACTTCGCCTCCAGGTTCCCTCATGAGCTCTCGGGCGGGCAGCTTCAGCGCGTGTGCATAGCGCGCGCGTTGACGGTCGACCCAGCGATTCTCATCGCCGACGAGCCCGTGTCCATGCTCGACTTGTCCGTAAGGGCGGGAGTGTTGAGGCTGCTCGATGACCTCAAGCGCACCCAGAACATGGCGATACTGATGATCTCTCATGACATAAGCACGCTGTCCGCGGTCGCGGACAGGCTAGGAGTCATGTACTTCGGCAAGATCGTCGAGGCCGGTCCGGCTGAGGTCCTGATGAGCTCGCCCAGCCACCCGTACCTGAAGGCGCTGCTGGCCGCCGTCCCCACGCTCGGCGACACGCTCCTTGGAGGGGCAGACCGACTGACGCTGTCGGCCGCTACCTTGGAGCGGCCCGCTCGCGGTTGCAGCCTCGCTCCTCGCTGCCCTCTGGCTGAGGACAGGTGCAAGGTGGAGGAGCAGGAGCTTCGCTCACTGAGGTCGCACTCCGATCACGCCGTGCGCTGTTGGAAGGTGCGAGGCGACTCTTGA
- a CDS encoding GntR family transcriptional regulator: MTVREGNGTPNWSPFRIDRRASTPLYQQIANAIRHRIATNEVPSMSRVPSVREMAKLAEVTPATIARAYQLLKAEGLLETVSGHGTVVADTRDIENEARVRTKEAIARAVDEAITPLLNMRFEPRDILEAVRRRLEEPTTRNLIVVAAARPVAQKYVGVLRGALDDRYEIQALLVRDIQAGTPDALAAIERADRCVTLLSLHQLVREIMAPFGIPISLILTQLSLDTLHELESLSEREGVRVAFVAEEFYRPSVFATLAQYIPTDRIEIVRDLDPAAISAALTGVDVCVHTLGVQEVMEHVALGSTRALELRFEVRKDSLDRFVKFLAEN; this comes from the coding sequence ATGACGGTACGGGAGGGGAACGGGACCCCGAACTGGAGCCCGTTCAGGATCGATCGCAGGGCGTCTACGCCCCTCTACCAACAGATCGCGAACGCAATCCGGCACCGCATCGCCACGAACGAGGTGCCTTCCATGAGCAGGGTCCCCAGCGTGCGCGAGATGGCGAAGTTGGCCGAGGTCACGCCGGCGACCATCGCACGCGCCTATCAGCTCCTCAAGGCAGAGGGCCTGCTCGAGACGGTGTCGGGGCACGGCACCGTCGTCGCGGACACTCGCGACATCGAGAACGAGGCCAGGGTGCGTACGAAAGAGGCCATCGCTCGCGCCGTCGATGAGGCCATCACGCCGCTTTTGAACATGCGCTTCGAGCCCCGCGACATCCTCGAGGCAGTCCGGCGCCGGCTTGAAGAGCCGACGACGAGGAACCTGATCGTCGTGGCGGCGGCTCGGCCCGTGGCCCAGAAGTACGTGGGCGTCTTGCGGGGCGCGCTCGATGACCGGTATGAGATCCAGGCGCTGCTCGTTCGTGACATCCAGGCCGGGACCCCCGATGCACTGGCCGCCATCGAAAGGGCTGACAGGTGCGTCACGCTTCTGAGCCTGCACCAGTTAGTGCGCGAGATCATGGCTCCGTTCGGTATCCCGATCTCGCTGATCCTCACGCAGCTATCCCTTGACACCCTGCACGAGCTCGAGTCCCTCTCAGAGAGGGAAGGGGTGCGCGTGGCTTTCGTGGCGGAGGAGTTCTACCGTCCGAGCGTGTTCGCGACGCTGGCGCAGTACATCCCGACTGATCGCATTGAGATCGTCCGCGACCTGGACCCTGCTGCGATCTCGGCCGCGTTGACGGGCGTGGACGTATGTGTTCACACGCTGGGCGTCCAAGAGGTCATGGAGCATGTGGCCTTGGGCAGTACCCGCGCCCTCGAGCTACGGTTCGAGGTCAGGAAGGACTCGCTGGACCGGTTCGTGAAGTTCCTCGCCGAGAACTGA
- a CDS encoding ABC transporter permease: MKQDRLAPIGAVLLLGFLLLAIFGPALAPYDPREVQVNEVGIAKRLEPPSAQHWLGTEATGRDVLSQLLVGARVAVLVGFVAALLVVVIGTLIGLCAGYFGGWIDVVLMRLTDAAFVVPTIPFVVVVVAVSRPSLTSVVLAIALLFWRSSARVIRAQTMALRERPYIKAARAAGSSDVRIIVRHLLPNVLPLATLYGAVGVQAAVTTEASLSFLGFGDPSVLSWGRMLQYAFASGATRGAWWWVVPPGLMITLLVLSVYLVRRGYEDVVNPRLRSRA; this comes from the coding sequence TTGAAGCAGGATCGCTTGGCACCGATCGGCGCGGTGCTGCTACTTGGCTTCCTGCTGCTGGCAATCTTCGGGCCAGCGCTGGCGCCATACGACCCGCGGGAGGTGCAGGTCAACGAGGTAGGGATCGCGAAGCGACTGGAACCACCGTCGGCTCAGCACTGGCTCGGCACCGAGGCTACCGGCCGCGACGTGCTCAGCCAGCTCCTCGTGGGCGCCCGCGTCGCCGTGCTGGTCGGTTTCGTCGCAGCGCTGCTGGTGGTGGTCATCGGCACCCTCATCGGCCTCTGTGCCGGTTACTTCGGGGGCTGGATCGACGTGGTCCTGATGCGGTTGACCGATGCCGCGTTCGTCGTCCCCACGATCCCGTTCGTGGTCGTCGTGGTAGCGGTCAGTCGACCGTCGCTCACCAGCGTGGTGCTCGCCATAGCCCTCCTGTTCTGGAGGTCCTCGGCGCGGGTCATCCGGGCCCAGACCATGGCCCTGCGCGAACGGCCGTATATCAAGGCGGCCCGTGCGGCTGGCAGCTCTGACGTGAGGATCATCGTTCGACACCTGCTCCCCAATGTCCTGCCGTTGGCCACCCTATACGGCGCCGTAGGCGTGCAGGCGGCCGTCACCACCGAGGCCAGCCTGAGCTTCCTCGGCTTCGGTGACCCCAGCGTCCTCAGTTGGGGCCGGATGCTGCAGTACGCGTTCGCCTCTGGCGCCACCAGGGGCGCGTGGTGGTGGGTCGTGCCCCCCGGGCTGATGATCACTCTGTTGGTGCTGTCCGTCTATCTGGTTAGGCGAGGCTACGAGGACGTGGTGAACCCCCGACTCAGGAGCCGTGCATGA
- a CDS encoding ABC transporter permease yields MTQYVLRRLGDLLFVLFGVSVLIFLMIRFIPGDAVAIMLGANTDITPDRVQNLREQLGLHLPMHVQYWNWLEGVLRGDLGRSIWTGTPVSREIASRLPVTLEITGLALLLAIVLAFPLGVIAARARGTMGDVAVRVLAIVGLTVPSFWVGVMLLYLFSVRFPSWPSIGYVPFAQDPWGNLSRMLLPVLAVSLPMVAGLTRILRSSLLEVLGSDFVRTARSKGATERTVLYKHAMRNALIPVVTVIGVQVGYLLSGVVVIEQVFAIPGVGRLVIGAINERNYPLIQGIILVVTAVFVFVNLLVDLAYAWIDPRVEYA; encoded by the coding sequence ATGACCCAGTACGTCCTGAGGCGCCTCGGCGACCTCCTGTTCGTCCTGTTCGGGGTGTCGGTCCTGATCTTCCTGATGATCAGGTTCATCCCCGGCGACGCGGTCGCCATCATGCTGGGCGCCAACACCGACATCACGCCCGACCGCGTCCAGAACCTGCGCGAGCAGCTCGGCCTGCACCTGCCCATGCACGTGCAGTACTGGAACTGGCTCGAGGGGGTCCTGCGCGGCGACCTCGGCCGGAGCATCTGGACCGGCACGCCCGTCAGCCGCGAGATCGCCTCGCGCCTGCCCGTGACCCTGGAGATCACGGGGCTCGCGCTCCTGCTCGCGATCGTGCTGGCGTTCCCGCTCGGCGTGATCGCGGCCCGGGCGCGCGGGACGATGGGCGACGTGGCCGTGAGGGTGCTGGCGATCGTGGGCCTCACGGTGCCGTCGTTCTGGGTCGGGGTCATGCTCCTCTACCTCTTCTCCGTGCGGTTCCCGTCGTGGCCGTCCATCGGCTACGTGCCGTTCGCTCAGGACCCGTGGGGCAACCTGTCGCGCATGCTCCTGCCGGTGCTGGCGGTGAGCCTGCCGATGGTCGCCGGCCTCACGCGCATCCTGAGGTCGAGCCTGCTCGAGGTGCTGGGCAGCGACTTCGTGCGCACCGCGCGGTCGAAGGGCGCCACCGAGCGCACCGTGCTCTACAAGCACGCCATGCGCAACGCGCTCATACCCGTCGTCACCGTCATCGGGGTCCAGGTGGGCTACCTCCTCTCCGGCGTCGTGGTCATCGAGCAGGTGTTCGCCATACCCGGCGTGGGACGCCTTGTCATCGGCGCCATCAACGAGCGCAACTACCCGCTCATCCAGGGCATCATCCTCGTGGTCACCGCCGTCTTCGTGTTCGTGAACCTCCTCGTCGACCTGGCCTACGCCTGGATCGACCCCAGGGTGGAGTACGCGTGA
- a CDS encoding ABC transporter ATP-binding protein, whose product MDDVSFDVPRDRTVGLVGESGCGKTTVAKTLLRLLPPNADVVAGDMLLEGRDLLALDPQEFRRLRWTRLSYIPQNALSALNPVFRVGDQMAEPMRVHRGVSKKEAARTVANALAKVGLDGTVASAYPHQLSGGMRQRVLIAMALVLEPVLVVVDEPTTALDVLTQLEVLKEFKRVREQSSTSFLYVSHDLGVVKEVCDDVLVMYAGKLVERGPADRVFSGPAHPFTMGLLYAVPESRGAAQLVSIPGATPDLRHPPRGCPFAERCPFATELCLEEMPALRSVGDGQEAACHYVERSPAFREDASRAETWGRVADRLRSARAREAGNP is encoded by the coding sequence GTGGACGACGTCAGCTTCGACGTCCCTCGTGACCGCACCGTCGGTCTCGTGGGCGAGTCAGGCTGCGGGAAGACCACCGTGGCGAAGACGTTGCTGAGGCTATTGCCGCCGAACGCGGACGTCGTGGCGGGCGACATGCTCCTCGAGGGCCGTGACCTGTTGGCCCTTGACCCGCAGGAGTTCAGGCGCCTGCGCTGGACTCGCCTCTCCTACATCCCGCAGAACGCCCTCAGCGCGCTGAACCCCGTCTTCAGGGTCGGTGACCAGATGGCCGAGCCGATGAGGGTGCATCGTGGCGTGTCGAAGAAGGAGGCTGCGCGGACCGTCGCGAACGCGCTGGCGAAGGTCGGATTGGACGGCACCGTCGCCTCGGCGTACCCGCACCAGTTGTCGGGAGGGATGAGGCAGCGCGTGCTCATCGCCATGGCACTGGTGTTGGAGCCGGTGTTGGTCGTCGTGGACGAGCCCACGACGGCGCTCGACGTGCTGACACAGCTCGAGGTCTTGAAGGAGTTCAAGCGCGTGCGGGAGCAGTCCTCCACGAGCTTCCTATACGTGAGCCACGACCTCGGGGTCGTGAAAGAGGTGTGCGACGACGTCCTGGTGATGTACGCGGGCAAGCTCGTGGAGCGCGGCCCGGCCGATCGCGTCTTCTCCGGGCCGGCGCACCCGTTCACGATGGGACTCCTCTACGCCGTCCCCGAGTCCCGCGGCGCAGCCCAGCTGGTCTCCATCCCCGGTGCCACTCCCGACCTCCGACATCCGCCGCGGGGATGTCCCTTCGCCGAACGGTGTCCGTTCGCGACCGAGCTGTGCTTGGAGGAGATGCCCGCCTTGCGCTCCGTTGGAGACGGCCAGGAAGCCGCCTGCCACTACGTGGAGCGGTCGCCGGCCTTCCGCGAGGACGCCTCTCGCGCCGAGACCTGGGGCCGCGTAGCGGACCGCCTCCGGTCCGCCCGGGCCCGCGAAGCGGGGAACCCATAA
- a CDS encoding amidase — translation MTGTELPDLSISELAPLIERRQVSPVEVTAAVLERIERLDPILHSYITVLPERAMDEARQAEREILAGRHRGPLHGIPIAHKDVVATKGVRTTAHSRVLLDHVPDDDATVVRRLAEAGTILLGKLNTYEFACGATEVFGVPVNPWDTGRITAGSSAGSGSALAAGLAFGATGTDTGGSIRSPASFCGVVGLKPTYGLVSRAGVLPLSWSLDHVGPMGRRVRDVGLLLAAIAGHDAADPGSAMPSVAGTVGGSARGGDPSTAGLRGVRIGVPRDLFGAAIDAAVRSAFDEALEVLRDLGASVTAIDLPEASLTAAAQKGVMLPEATLVHAGWLRSRPYDYSASTRRRLLLGAAISGPEYLEAQRLRQLVRHGLAVALERVDVLVWPTSARPALTVDETQVPVGLQTRLTNLTGTPSLSLPCGFSPDGLPLALQVNGRPFDEATVIRVAAAFEATTGFHKRLPAVAAEAPKVKGEQRLFETPVGPIPSRDREVLVRDLENGLRRLEIPLLPEDREPLISDLYQFREVLRLAVEASSGRLEPSVHQAPLASPTLEVGAGGAGPGPR, via the coding sequence TTGACGGGCACGGAGCTGCCAGACCTATCCATAAGCGAGCTCGCGCCGCTAATCGAGCGGCGCCAGGTCTCCCCAGTGGAGGTCACCGCCGCGGTCCTGGAGCGGATCGAGCGTCTCGACCCGATACTGCACTCGTACATCACCGTCCTGCCAGAGCGTGCGATGGACGAGGCACGTCAGGCAGAACGGGAGATCCTGGCCGGTCGTCACCGCGGGCCCCTACATGGGATCCCCATCGCGCACAAGGACGTGGTCGCCACGAAAGGCGTGCGGACCACGGCTCACTCCCGAGTCCTGCTGGACCACGTGCCCGATGACGACGCCACGGTCGTGCGGCGTCTGGCAGAAGCCGGAACGATACTGCTGGGGAAGCTGAACACCTACGAGTTCGCTTGTGGCGCTACCGAAGTCTTCGGTGTCCCGGTGAACCCGTGGGACACGGGCCGTATCACCGCGGGTTCGAGCGCGGGCTCCGGGTCGGCTCTGGCGGCCGGTCTGGCCTTCGGCGCCACGGGCACCGACACGGGAGGCTCGATCCGGTCACCGGCCTCCTTCTGCGGTGTCGTGGGCCTCAAGCCCACCTACGGTCTCGTCAGTCGCGCTGGAGTGCTACCGCTGTCGTGGTCGCTCGACCACGTTGGCCCCATGGGCAGGCGCGTGCGCGACGTCGGTCTCTTGCTGGCGGCGATCGCCGGCCACGACGCGGCCGACCCGGGCTCTGCCATGCCGTCCGTCGCAGGCACCGTCGGCGGTTCGGCCCGCGGCGGCGATCCGTCCACCGCAGGTCTGCGAGGCGTGCGCATCGGCGTGCCCCGCGACCTGTTCGGCGCCGCGATAGATGCGGCGGTTCGGTCGGCGTTCGATGAAGCGCTGGAAGTGCTCCGGGACCTGGGCGCCTCGGTCACCGCCATCGACCTGCCGGAAGCCTCGCTCACGGCCGCGGCGCAGAAAGGCGTGATGCTGCCCGAGGCCACCTTGGTACATGCGGGATGGCTTCGATCTCGTCCCTACGACTACTCGGCGTCGACCCGCCGGAGGCTGCTTCTCGGCGCCGCGATCAGCGGACCCGAGTACCTCGAGGCACAGAGATTGAGACAGCTAGTGCGGCATGGACTCGCCGTCGCGCTCGAGAGAGTAGACGTGCTCGTGTGGCCCACGAGCGCGCGGCCAGCCCTGACAGTCGATGAGACCCAGGTGCCGGTTGGCTTGCAAACGAGGCTGACGAACCTCACTGGAACTCCATCCCTGTCACTACCCTGCGGCTTCTCTCCCGACGGCCTGCCACTGGCGCTGCAAGTGAACGGCCGTCCCTTCGATGAGGCGACCGTCATCCGTGTGGCAGCTGCCTTCGAGGCCACAACAGGTTTCCACAAGCGACTCCCGGCCGTCGCGGCCGAGGCACCCAAGGTCAAGGGCGAACAGCGTCTCTTCGAGACTCCGGTGGGTCCGATACCTTCCCGCGACAGAGAAGTGCTCGTACGAGACCTGGAGAACGGGTTGCGTCGACTGGAGATACCGCTCCTGCCCGAAGACCGCGAACCCCTCATCAGCGATCTGTATCAGTTCCGCGAAGTCCTACGGCTCGCTGTCGAGGCGTCTTCCGGAAGACTCGAGCCCTCCGTGCACCAGGCGCCGCTGGCGTCGCCAACCCTCGAAGTCGGAGCGGGCGGCGCCGGTCCCGGCCCCAGGTGA